From Pagrus major chromosome 6, Pma_NU_1.0, one genomic window encodes:
- the cyp24a1 gene encoding 1,25-dihydroxyvitamin D(3) 24-hydroxylase, mitochondrial translates to MRAQIQKVPQILELLKKKSVGLQHFKPTSSVCVLEEKDAVSVARCPHAASRAHSLDAIPGPTNWPLVGSLVELLRKGGLTRQHEALVDYHKKFGKIFRLKLGSFESVNIGAPCLLEALYRKEGSYPQRLEIKPWTAYRDLRDEAYGLLILEGEDWQRVRSAFQQKLMKPTEVVKLDRKINEVLVDFVSRIGKTNVSGKIEDLYFELNKWSFETICLVLYDKRFGLLQERVNEEAMNFITAVKTMMSTFGMMMVTPVELHKSLNTKTWQDHTAAWDRIFSTAKVYIDKKLKRNADRDPDDLIGDILHQSNLSKKELYAAITELQIGGVETTANSMLWAIFNLSRNPGAQRKLLEEIRAVVAPGEDPCGEHLKSMPYLKACLKESMRLSPSVPFTSRTLDKDTVLGDYAIPKGTVLMINFHALGSNEEYFDDRTQFKPERWLRENCSINPFAHVPFGIGKRMCIGRRLAELQLQLAMCWLVRDYEIVATDNEPLDVIHSGLLVPSRELPVAFIKR, encoded by the exons ATGAGGGCGCAGATCCAGAAGGTCCCCCAGAtactggagctgctgaagaAGAAGTCCGTGGGGCTGCAGCACTTCAAACCCACATCCTCAGTGTGCGTCCTGGAGGAGAAGGATGCTGTGTCGGTGGCGCGCTGCCCTCACGCTGCCTCCAGAGCGCACAGCCTGGACGCGATCCCGGGACCCACCAACTGGCCCCTCGTCGGCAGTCTGGTTGAACTTCTCCGTAAGGGAGGCCTGACGAGACAGCATGAGGCACTG GTGGATTATCACAAGAAATTCGGCAAGATTTTCCGCTTGAAGCTGGGCTCGTTTGAGTCGGTGAACATTGGCGCACCTTGCTTGTTGGAGGCGCTCTACAGGAAGGAGGGAAGTTACCCTCAGAGGCTGGAGATCAAACCCTGGACAGCATACAGAGACCTGAGGGACGAGGCGTACGGTCTCCTCATCCT GGAGGGGGAGGACTGGCAGAGAGTGAGGAGCGCTTTTCAGCAGAAGCTCATGAAGCCGACAGAGGTGGTGAAGCTCGATCGTAAAATAAACGAG GTGTTGGTGGACTTTGTTAGCAGAATTGGGAAAACTAACGTCAGTGGAAAGATTGAGGACTTGTACTTCGAGCTGAATAAATGGTCGTTTGAGA CCATCTGCCTCGTCCTCTACGACAAGAGATTTGGTCTCCTGCAAGAGAGAGTCAACGAGGAGGCCATGAACTTCATCACAGCGGTGAAAACA ATGATGAGCACATTCGGCATGATGATGGTCACACCGGTGGAGCTCCACAAGAGCCTCAACACCAAGACATGGCAGGACCACACGGCAGCATGGGACCGCATTTTCAGcacag CCAAAGTCTACATAGACAAGAAGTTGAAGAGGAACGCCGACAGAGATCCTGACGACTTAATCGGTGACATCTTACACCAAAGCAACCTGTCTAAGAAGGAGCTGTATGCAGCCATCACAGAGCTACAGATCGGAGGAGTTGAGACG ACCGCCAACAGTATGCTGTGGGCTATTTTCAACCTGTCACGTAACCCTGGCgcccagaggaagctgctggaggagattaGAGCGGTGGTGGCTCCTGGCGAGGACCCGTGTGGGGAGCACCTCAAGAGCATGCCCTACCTCAAGGCCTGCCTCAAGGAATCTATGAG gttATCGCCATCAGTCCCGTTCACCAGCAGGACCCTGGACAAAGACACTGTGTTGGGAGATTATGCCATTCCCAAAGGA ACAGTTTTAATGATAAACTTCCACGCGCTGGGCTCCAATGAGGAGTACTTTGACGACAGGACGCAGTTCAAACCTGAGCGCTGGCTGCGGGAGAACTGCTCCATCAACCCCTTCGCCCACGTTCCCTTCGGCATCGGAAAGAGGATGTGCATCGGCCGGCGGctggcagagctgcagctgcagctggccATGTGCTGG TTGGTCAGAGACTACGAGATCGTGGCAACAGATAACGAGCCGCTCGACGTGATCCATTCAGGACTTTTGGTTCCCAGCAGAGAACTGCCAGTGGCCTTCATCAAGAGATAA
- the LOC140998226 gene encoding nuclear factor of activated T-cells, cytoplasmic 2-like, translated as MSSGGLGLAEGLGEEDISQEELDFSDLFLYNSPGEDFPVHKDDSGALLQNGSQPPLLVVDHHAASYISSSDQPASGQDFSSHSPTAEHLSGAVFDSLGLTSRPGTIPAPSPRIEITVTSGDSLSSHTLDPSPGSKALGAYRDCVSPASSNSSTGWPAEAYSPVASPCVSPSVGGCNVGLSALDLCPGLQGIHTSSTHSSPGASPRNSITEETLLQPQNQQPASSIPHQRSRSASPHGKRSYDHTNPCQGGTPVKQRSRSPSPIPLPHEQQGTYYLQPQAEFQPQAQTCTPGLEEMLNSLTSSQPRVVPSAVVRDAHVQAQRQDCVYREGYDWAIEQERMGRAGPEVKSETFYMLPAVWPAPHPIHQGAFSALPMAPLPSLEWPLPSQSGQYELLIQQQPRSHHRAHYETEGSRGAVKTSNGGHPEVQLRGYQGTAPLGLQVFIGTADERLLKPHAFYQVHRITGKTVTTPSMERMTNGTKLLEIPLEPKNHMRVLIDCVGILKLRNADIELRNGETDIGRKNTRVRLVFRVHIPQPGGQITSLQVASDPIECSQRTAQELPAVERQDLDRCSVLGGQQMVLTGQNFTPDSKVIFSEKTQDGQQIWEAEATVDRDKTQANMLFVEVPPYRDRTISHPAKVNFYVINGKKKRSQPQHFIYTPVIAIKTEPLEDYQLNSYGYSDNQALTGLSMKSLYHHLEQDGNLQALNISPALYHLTTVDPRAHMLTTDQLDDQPVYYQSRDGTLINNSMLYHTANQHYSNCGAAFLGGSPMASHPASTPSQCVSARASLAKLGEGPQVGDSFEACLMSRHQSFVQTALPLGKSPPSRYIHAQAQAQAQAQAPKPVGRVEPSMQCLNQISPGRGNYEERAPERVTVKQENLRYAYLEDVNDIIRRDLKGHNGE; from the exons ATGAGTTCTGGAGGTCTGGGGCTCGCGGAGGGCCTGGGTGAGGAGGACATCAGTCAGGAGGAGTTGGACTTCTCCGACCTGTTTCTGTATAACTCACCTGGAGAGGATTTTCCTGTCCATAAAG ATGACTCAGGCGCTCTCCTGCAAAACGGCAGCCAGCCTCCCCTGCTGGTGGTCGACCATCACGCTGCGTCGTACATCTCCAGCTCCGACCAGCCAGCCTCCGGTCAGGACTTCTCCTCTCACAGCCCCACCGCAGAGCACCTGTCAGGGGCGGTGTTTGACTCCCTGGGGCTTACATCAAGACCAGGGACCATCCCTGCTCCCAGCCCCAGGATTGAGATCACCGTCACGTCAGGTGACTCTCTCAGCTCTCACACCCTGGACCCAAGCCCCGGCAGCAAAGCTCTGGGTGCCTACAGGGACTGTGTGAGCCCGGCCAGCAGTAACTCCTCCACAGGCTGGCCTGCAGAGGCGTACTCTCCTGTGGCTTCACCGTGTGTCTCCCCTTCTGTCGGAGGCTGTAACGTGGGGTTGTCTGCATTAGACCTCTGCCCGGGCCTACAGGGTATCCACACTTCTTCTACCCACTCCTCTCCAGGAGCCTCGCCTCGCAACAGCATCACAGAAGAGACCTTACTCCAGCCCCAGAACCAACAACCTGCCTCATCAATCCCACACCAGCGCTCACGCTCTGCCTCGCCGCACGGAAAGCGCTCCTATGACCATACCAATCCCTGTCAAGGAGGCACTCCTGTCAAGCAGCGCTCTCGCAGCCCGAGCCCCATCCCCTTGCCTCATGAGCAGCAGGGGACCTACTACCTTCAGCCTCAAGCTGAGTTCCAGCCCCAAGCCCAGACATGCACCCCAGGCCTGGAGGAGATGCTGAACAGCCTCACCTCCAGTCAGCCCAGAGTGGTGCCTTCTGCAGTGGTGCGAGATGCACATGTGCAGGCTCAAAGGCAGGACTGTGTGTACAGAGAGGGGTACGACTGGGCCATTGAGCAGGAGAGGATGGGCAGGGCAGGACCTGAAGTCAAGTCTGAAACCTTCTATATGCTCCCAGCTGtgtggcctgctcctcatccaATCCACCAAGGAGCATTCAG TGCTCTGCCTATGGCTCCACTTCCATCTTTAGAGTGGCCGTTGCCCAGTCAGTCCGGTCAGTATGAGCTTCTTATCCAGCAGCAGCCCAGATCTCACCACAGAGCTCACTATGAGACCGAGGGAAGTCGCGGAGCTGTGAAGACATCTAACGGAGGGCATCCGGAAGTTCAG CTCCGTGGCTACCAAGGCACGGCTCCACTGGGGCTGCAGGTCTTCATAGGAACAGCCGACGAGAGGCTGCTGAAGCCGCACGCTTTCTACCAGGTGCACCGCATCACCGGGAAGACCGTCACCACGCCCAGCATGGAGAGGATGACCAACGGGACCAAACTGTTGGAGATCCCTCTGGAACCCAAGAACCACATGAGAGTGTT GATTGACTGTGTAGGAATCCTGAAGCTGAGAAACGCCGACATCGAGCTGAGGAACGGTGAAACGGACATTGGACGAAAAAACACACGTGTTCGTTTGGTGTTTCGTGTCCACATTCCTCAACCTGGAGGCCAAATCACGTCCCTTCAAGTTGCCTCTGATCCTATTGAATGCT CCCAGCGCACAGCTCAGGAGCTCCCTGCGGTGGAGAGGCAGGACCTGGATCGATGCTCAGTACTTGGCGGTCAGCAAATGGTCCTTACTGGACAGAATTTCACACCTGACTCCAAAGTGATATTCTCAGAGAAGACACAAG ATGGGCAGCAAATCTGGGAGGCGGAGGCCACTGTGGACAGAGACAAGACGCAAGCT AATATGCTGTTTGTTGAGGTCCCTCCCTATCGAGACCGGACCATTTCCCACCCAGCCAAGGTCAACTTCTATGTCATCAACGGGAAGAAGAAACGCAGTCAGCCTCAGCACTTCATCTACACTCCAGTGATAG CTATTAAAACAGAACCACTGGAGGACTACCAGTTGAATTCGTATGGCTACTCAGACAATCAGGCTCTGACTGGACTGTCAATGAAGTCACTCTATCACCACCTGGAGCAGGACGGCAACCTTCAAGCCTTGAATATTTCTCCAGCACTGTACCATCTAACCACTGTAGACCCCAGAGCCCACATGTTAACCACAGACCAACTGGACGACCAACCAGTCTATTACCAGTCCAGAGACGGCACTCTCATCAACAACTCCATGCTGTACCACACTGCAAACCAACATTACAGCAACTGTGGTGCCGCCTTCCTCGGTGGTTCCCCAATGGCTTCCCACCCTGCCTCCACTCCCAGCCAGTGTGTCAGTGCCAGGGCCTCTTTGGCCAAACTGGGTGAGGGTCCTCAGGTTGGTGATTCATTTGAGGCCTGTTTGATGTCAAGACATCAGAGTTTTGTGCAGACAGCACTGCCACTGGGAAAGTCACCACCTTCAAGATACATCCACGCTCAAGCTCAAGCTCAAGCTCAAGCTCAAGCCCCTAAGCCTGTAGGCCGAGTGGAGCCCAGCATGCAGTGTCTGAACCAGATCAGCCCTGGAAGAGGAAACTATGAGGAACGAGCACCAGAGAGGGTCACAGTCAAACAAGAGAACCTCCGCTATGCTTACCTGGAGGATG TGAACGACATCATAAGAAGAGACCTGAAAGGCCACAATGGCGAGTGA
- the manbal gene encoding protein MANBAL, with translation MSAELDLSPPEVPEPTFLESLLRYGLFLGAIFQLICILAVIIPTSKGHELEETESTDGKATEQMKKPKGPAPQIRQKPKKESKKKR, from the exons ATGTCTGCAGAACTGGACCTGTCCCCACCAGAGGTCCCTGAGCCCACCTTCCTAGAGAGCCTACTGCGTTATGGGCTGTTTCTGGGTGCCATCTTTCAGCTCATCTGCATCCTGGCTGTCATCATCCCTACATCCAAGGGACATGAACTG GAGGAGACTGAGTCCACTGATGGCAAGGCAACCGAACAGATGAAGAAACCTAAAGGACCAGCACCTCAGATTCGACAGAAACCAAAGAAAGAGAGCAAAAAGAAGCGATAG